In Psychrilyobacter piezotolerans, the following are encoded in one genomic region:
- a CDS encoding membrane lipoprotein lipid attachment site-containing protein: protein MKKIIFIIVTLLTIAGCSSAEKKEGKILKNQDFDGAVKIRFEGRAERVFISGDVVNLGHEYYLVPGEYVVSWNPRSYISIGVSVGGSGNNNDMEQRSNARIVIEKDSVVKLKGDSADLTEAGGKL, encoded by the coding sequence ATGAAAAAAATTATATTTATAATAGTGACGTTATTGACCATAGCAGGATGCAGTTCTGCAGAAAAAAAAGAGGGAAAAATATTAAAAAACCAAGATTTTGATGGTGCTGTAAAGATAAGATTTGAAGGAAGAGCTGAGAGGGTGTTTATAAGTGGAGATGTGGTTAATTTAGGCCATGAATACTATCTGGTTCCAGGGGAGTATGTAGTGAGCTGGAATCCCAGAAGTTATATAAGTATTGGTGTAAGTGTAGGAGGGTCTGGTAATAATAACGATATGGAGCAGAGGTCCAATGCCAGGATTGTTATAGAAAAAGATTCTGTTGTGAAACTAAAGGGGGACAGTGCTGATCTAACAGAGGCAGGAGGGAAGTTATGA